One Erythrobacter aureus DNA segment encodes these proteins:
- a CDS encoding TetR/AcrR family transcriptional regulator → MAQRRGRGRPRQTEQDTSQALSRAALLRFAAQGYEATSLREIAADANVDVALISYRFGGKAGLWKSIVSDAASDLRDALAHALSNAEAETDAERLRYSMKAFLAYLLARPEVPRLLLRDITVDTDRSRWLLDELTTPLHRHFFELAQSAAGSVANPPSHMQFRIANFIYSAASTVARRERLARLVESLADDAAFEEALVTTLIDGVLPGD, encoded by the coding sequence ATGGCGCAGCGACGCGGCCGCGGGCGGCCTCGACAAACCGAACAGGACACGAGTCAGGCCTTGTCCAGGGCGGCGCTGCTGCGCTTTGCCGCGCAAGGGTATGAGGCCACGTCGCTGCGCGAAATCGCAGCCGACGCGAATGTCGATGTCGCGCTTATTTCCTATCGATTCGGCGGTAAGGCGGGTTTGTGGAAATCGATCGTGTCGGACGCTGCCTCCGACTTGCGGGATGCCCTTGCCCATGCGCTTTCGAATGCCGAGGCGGAGACGGATGCCGAACGTCTGCGATATTCGATGAAAGCGTTCCTTGCCTACCTTCTGGCGCGCCCCGAAGTACCACGTCTGCTGTTGCGCGATATCACTGTCGATACCGATAGATCCCGGTGGCTTCTCGACGAATTGACGACGCCGCTCCATCGGCATTTCTTCGAGCTGGCGCAATCCGCGGCAGGCAGCGTTGCAAACCCGCCTTCGCATATGCAGTTCCGGATCGCCAATTTCATCTATTCGGCGGCCAGCACGGTCGCGCGGCGCGAACGGCTGGCCAGGCTTGTCGAAAGCCTGGCGGACGATGCGGCATTCGAAGAGGCGCTGGTGACGACCCTGATCGACGGAGTATTGCCGGGTGACTGA
- a CDS encoding TonB-dependent receptor plug domain-containing protein has translation MPISRYWMAGTGLALAMVTPLAAEDGGQVIVVTGEGLGETPAAPAYDTRTIDRETLLSVPSGRIEDALSSIAGFQQFRRSDSRSANASAQGATLRALGGNATSRALVLLDGVPMSDPFFGYIPFSALAPERLGQIRVTRGGGSGPFGAGALAGTIELESAGIDVLEGVAGHVLANDRGETEVSTTAAARLGSGFLVASGRWDRGQGFFSTPGADRVPFSARAAFDGWSAQIRGVAPLADDIELQFRGLAYRDERTLRFEGADSTIEGQDASLRLVGRGAWQFDAIAYIQARNFTNRIISSTRFVPVLDQRNTPATGLGGKLELRPPVGDAHVLRLGVDYRRSDGELYENAISAFTGAVRARRNAGGTNTDLGLFVENDWTIGSLVLTAGARLDRWTIRDGFFDERDGDGFSLVSRAYSDRAGWDASFRGGAFLRASDAIALRAAAYSGLRLPTLNELYRPFVVFPIVTEANAALENERLEGVEAGVDLTPADGVAIALTAFDNRVKNAIANVTIGTNLRQRRNIDAIHARGIELSASATFGRFDAIASAAWTDAESQGSGFAAALDGNRPSQTPRFVGETTLSYRPAENWVFSMSLRHVGAQSEDDLETDILPAATTLDAFARVPISDGISLVFRGENLTGETIVTRNQGGSIDLGVPRTVWGGVRFGF, from the coding sequence ATGCCTATTTCCCGATATTGGATGGCCGGTACCGGCCTTGCGCTGGCCATGGTGACACCGCTTGCGGCCGAGGATGGTGGACAGGTGATCGTCGTCACTGGCGAAGGTCTGGGCGAAACACCGGCCGCGCCTGCTTACGACACACGGACGATCGACCGCGAGACGCTTCTGTCGGTGCCTTCGGGACGGATCGAGGATGCCCTGTCGTCAATTGCCGGATTCCAGCAGTTCCGCCGCTCGGACAGCCGTTCGGCCAATGCCTCGGCTCAGGGCGCTACGCTGCGTGCGTTAGGCGGTAATGCGACCAGCCGCGCCCTGGTGCTTCTCGATGGCGTGCCGATGAGCGATCCCTTTTTCGGTTACATCCCGTTCAGCGCGCTCGCGCCGGAGCGGTTGGGACAGATCCGTGTCACGCGGGGTGGCGGTTCCGGGCCGTTCGGCGCCGGGGCGCTGGCCGGGACGATCGAACTGGAAAGCGCCGGGATCGATGTTCTGGAAGGCGTTGCCGGGCACGTCCTTGCCAATGATCGCGGAGAGACCGAAGTCTCGACCACTGCCGCAGCACGGCTGGGTAGCGGTTTTCTCGTCGCATCGGGCCGATGGGATCGCGGGCAGGGGTTCTTCTCAACTCCCGGGGCAGATCGCGTTCCTTTCTCCGCGCGGGCGGCCTTCGATGGCTGGTCGGCGCAGATACGCGGAGTGGCGCCGCTGGCAGACGATATCGAACTCCAGTTTCGCGGGCTCGCCTATCGCGATGAACGGACGCTCCGCTTCGAAGGTGCGGACAGCACTATCGAAGGGCAGGATGCCAGCCTGCGCCTGGTCGGGCGCGGCGCGTGGCAGTTCGATGCCATTGCCTATATCCAGGCGCGCAACTTCACCAATCGGATCATCTCCTCCACGCGCTTCGTGCCGGTCCTCGACCAGCGGAACACCCCGGCCACGGGCCTTGGCGGCAAGCTCGAACTGCGCCCACCGGTTGGCGACGCGCATGTCTTGCGGCTGGGTGTCGATTATCGCCGGTCGGATGGGGAATTGTACGAGAATGCGATCAGCGCCTTTACCGGCGCGGTCCGCGCTCGGCGAAATGCCGGCGGCACCAACACCGATCTCGGCCTGTTCGTGGAGAATGACTGGACGATCGGCTCGCTCGTCCTGACCGCGGGCGCCAGGCTCGACCGCTGGACCATCCGTGACGGATTCTTCGACGAGCGCGATGGTGACGGGTTTTCGCTTGTATCGCGTGCCTATTCCGACCGGGCCGGGTGGGATGCCTCGTTCAGGGGCGGTGCCTTTCTTCGGGCCAGCGATGCGATAGCTCTGCGCGCGGCGGCCTATTCGGGCTTGCGCTTGCCGACGCTGAACGAACTCTACCGGCCATTCGTCGTCTTCCCAATCGTGACCGAGGCCAATGCGGCCCTTGAAAACGAACGGCTCGAGGGGGTCGAGGCCGGTGTCGATCTGACCCCGGCCGACGGGGTGGCGATCGCGCTCACCGCCTTCGACAATCGCGTGAAGAACGCTATCGCCAATGTCACCATCGGTACGAATTTGCGCCAGCGCCGCAATATCGATGCGATCCATGCGCGCGGGATCGAGCTTTCCGCGTCGGCGACGTTCGGGCGTTTCGATGCGATAGCGTCCGCGGCCTGGACCGATGCGGAATCGCAAGGGTCCGGCTTTGCCGCTGCCCTCGACGGAAACCGTCCGTCGCAGACGCCCCGCTTCGTTGGCGAGACCACCTTGTCTTACCGACCGGCCGAGAACTGGGTGTTTTCCATGAGCTTGCGCCATGTCGGCGCGCAGTCCGAGGACGATCTGGAAACCGATATTCTACCCGCCGCAACGACGCTCGATGCTTTCGCGCGCGTTCCGATCTCGGACGGGATATCCCTCGTTTTTCGCGGCGAGAATCTGACTGGCGAAACGATCGTCACGCGCAATCAGGGCGGTTCGATCGACTTGGGCGTTCCGCGAACCGTGTGGGGCGGGGTGCGGTTCGGGTTCTAG
- a CDS encoding TonB-dependent receptor — protein sequence MNIAKKRARLVSTLCATTALIQALPALAQQEMPTAEPTAEEANTIIVTARRREESLQEVPIAISAFDDEALSNLQADTLSGIQYATPNLYLDQGDAGNAVIYIRGVGQNDSLAFADPGVGVYVDDVFIARSQAAFLELFDVERIEVLRGPQGTLYGRNTIGGAIKFVSTRPTNYLSGYMEAGAGNFGFVTAKGRISGPIAGDVLKGKLAAAYTKRNGYARNSVTGQDDGDVETFAGRATLLFQPTDTLEFLLSGDVRIDRPDTSRSPVRETPITGFDGTGNITYPASDDPYRVDVNANGLNDQTGYGFALTSRFDASDRITLESITAFRSFEFDLNLDTDGSPLPILDILLLQEQEQFSQELRLTYDDRDRFSLTAGLYYFHDDDTTFSGVDNGAATLFGFPVTAFGFPTSSLAETRQKTDSYAIFADLTYALTPRLTLSAGARYTWENRTSARLFENIFDPTVSVIENTPDFLTGVGVAGTPISGEASFEAFTPRASISYDVTSDAMVYLSASRGFKSGGFDGRANTDFGFRPFRPEYVWSYEAGAKTSWLDGRLMVNAALFYNDYTDVQVTSFGSDPVTGVFVSLFTNAASSRAYGAELELSARPTDELTLTGSLGLLDAKYREFDILVGGAVTDVSDRRPVNAPDFNASLGATWQRPISDNLALTIHIDGSYRSEVATEITDSPVLRQPGYERINGFVAIGDLDERWELRAGVENLTDNAVRVQGFNLADFPGVQLGFYGAPATYDLRFVLRF from the coding sequence ATGAATATCGCGAAAAAGCGGGCGCGTCTCGTAAGCACCCTGTGTGCCACTACGGCCCTGATCCAAGCCCTGCCGGCCTTGGCGCAGCAGGAAATGCCGACTGCCGAACCGACTGCCGAGGAAGCGAACACCATCATCGTGACAGCCCGTCGGCGAGAGGAATCGCTTCAGGAAGTGCCCATCGCGATTTCCGCCTTTGACGACGAAGCGCTTTCCAACCTCCAGGCGGATACGCTGTCGGGTATCCAGTATGCCACGCCCAATCTGTATCTCGACCAGGGCGATGCCGGTAATGCCGTTATCTATATCCGCGGTGTCGGCCAGAACGATTCGCTCGCCTTCGCCGATCCCGGGGTCGGCGTCTATGTCGACGATGTCTTCATCGCTCGCTCGCAGGCGGCGTTTCTCGAACTGTTCGATGTGGAACGGATCGAGGTCCTGCGTGGGCCGCAGGGCACGCTTTACGGCCGCAACACGATCGGCGGTGCGATCAAGTTCGTGTCCACCCGGCCGACCAATTACCTGTCGGGATATATGGAGGCGGGGGCTGGCAATTTCGGTTTCGTCACCGCCAAGGGCCGGATCAGCGGCCCGATCGCGGGAGATGTGCTGAAAGGCAAACTGGCCGCAGCCTATACCAAGCGGAACGGGTATGCGCGCAACAGCGTCACCGGCCAAGATGACGGCGATGTCGAAACGTTTGCGGGCCGCGCGACCCTGCTGTTCCAGCCGACCGACACTCTCGAATTCCTGCTCAGCGGCGATGTTCGGATCGACCGGCCGGATACCTCGCGCAGCCCCGTGCGCGAAACGCCGATCACCGGTTTCGATGGGACGGGCAACATCACCTATCCCGCATCGGACGATCCCTACCGCGTCGATGTAAATGCCAACGGTCTCAACGATCAGACCGGCTATGGGTTCGCGCTGACCAGCCGGTTCGATGCCAGCGACCGGATCACGCTGGAATCGATCACGGCTTTCCGGTCGTTCGAATTCGACCTGAATCTCGACACCGATGGATCGCCCTTGCCCATCCTCGATATCCTGCTGCTTCAGGAACAGGAACAGTTCAGCCAGGAACTGCGGCTGACCTATGACGATCGGGACCGGTTCAGCCTGACTGCTGGCCTGTATTATTTCCACGATGACGACACGACCTTTTCAGGGGTCGATAATGGCGCGGCAACATTGTTCGGCTTTCCGGTCACCGCTTTCGGGTTCCCGACATCCAGCCTGGCGGAAACCCGCCAGAAGACCGATAGCTATGCGATCTTCGCCGACCTCACCTATGCGCTAACCCCGCGGCTCACCCTCTCGGCCGGCGCGCGCTATACCTGGGAAAACCGCACCTCGGCGCGCTTGTTCGAGAACATCTTCGATCCCACGGTCTCGGTAATCGAGAACACGCCCGATTTCCTGACGGGCGTAGGTGTAGCCGGAACCCCGATCTCCGGCGAGGCGAGCTTCGAGGCCTTCACGCCCCGCGCTTCGATCAGCTATGACGTGACATCGGATGCCATGGTCTACCTGTCCGCCTCGCGCGGGTTCAAGAGCGGCGGGTTCGACGGGCGCGCGAATACCGATTTCGGGTTCAGGCCGTTCCGTCCGGAATATGTCTGGAGCTACGAGGCAGGGGCGAAGACGAGCTGGCTCGATGGCCGCCTGATGGTGAATGCAGCGCTGTTCTATAACGATTATACCGATGTTCAGGTGACGTCCTTCGGCTCCGATCCCGTGACCGGCGTATTCGTCAGCCTGTTCACCAATGCCGCGTCGTCGCGCGCTTATGGCGCCGAACTCGAGCTCTCCGCCCGCCCGACCGACGAGCTAACCCTGACCGGATCGCTCGGTCTGCTCGATGCGAAGTATCGTGAATTCGATATTCTGGTCGGCGGTGCGGTTACCGACGTCAGCGACAGGCGCCCGGTCAACGCGCCCGATTTCAACGCCAGCCTCGGCGCGACCTGGCAGCGGCCGATATCCGACAATCTGGCTCTGACAATCCATATCGACGGATCGTACCGGTCGGAAGTGGCGACGGAGATCACGGATTCTCCAGTGCTGCGCCAACCGGGCTATGAACGCATCAACGGGTTCGTGGCCATCGGCGATCTGGACGAACGCTGGGAACTTCGTGCCGGTGTGGAGAATCTCACCGACAATGCCGTGCGCGTTCAGGGCTTCAACCTGGCCGATTTTCCGGGGGTGCAGCTTGGCTTCTACGGCGCGCCGGCAACCTACGATCTGCGTTTCGTCCTGCGCTTCTGA
- a CDS encoding helix-turn-helix domain-containing protein: protein MPGRASIGEGEHRDPADGASAIDPDLSPCEYFGMMRVRLAEIEDETCALSSRPLLLGATNLVGERIRDAASLADAMRLSAQTYNLLHGGSYNRIERQGNRILYRMDDAEFPFTFAGGPSTRATVMEGVLIFVHTLLEMWAGRELTSHLRAVHSRRSRRGGDAMLGYWSVPVRLGAPAYMLEYAGTAGDLAPGSTAQTLDSIDVYDRILTSLARSDGADAHQPGDLVSRVRSKLESGLDDQGQVARALGMSVASLRRKLSETGHGFRQLRAEMLDRRARRLLGAGRSPEAVADLLGFADARSFARAFKQWTGTTPARFAADTLSENVLSDCASASSTP from the coding sequence ATGCCAGGACGAGCTTCCATCGGTGAGGGTGAGCATCGCGATCCGGCGGATGGCGCATCCGCCATCGATCCCGATCTGTCGCCCTGCGAATATTTCGGCATGATGCGGGTGCGGCTGGCGGAAATCGAGGACGAGACCTGCGCCTTGTCGAGCAGGCCGCTCTTGCTCGGTGCGACCAATCTCGTTGGCGAACGTATTCGCGATGCGGCCAGCCTCGCCGATGCCATGCGCCTTTCCGCGCAGACTTACAATCTCCTCCACGGCGGGAGCTACAATCGTATCGAACGACAGGGCAACCGCATCCTCTACCGGATGGACGATGCCGAATTTCCCTTCACCTTCGCTGGCGGCCCTTCGACCCGCGCGACGGTGATGGAGGGGGTCCTGATCTTCGTTCACACATTGCTGGAGATGTGGGCAGGACGCGAGCTGACCTCGCATCTGCGCGCGGTACACAGTCGCCGGTCCCGGCGCGGAGGCGATGCCATGCTGGGCTACTGGTCGGTGCCCGTCCGATTGGGAGCGCCAGCCTATATGCTTGAATACGCCGGAACGGCAGGCGATCTCGCCCCTGGCTCTACGGCTCAGACGCTCGATTCAATCGACGTCTATGATCGCATCCTGACCTCTCTGGCTCGCTCGGATGGAGCGGATGCACACCAGCCGGGCGACTTGGTCTCAAGAGTTCGCAGCAAGCTTGAAAGCGGGCTGGACGATCAGGGCCAGGTCGCAAGAGCACTCGGCATGAGCGTGGCCTCCCTGCGCCGAAAGCTATCCGAGACCGGCCATGGTTTCCGCCAGCTCCGGGCCGAGATGCTCGATCGCCGCGCGAGGCGCCTGCTGGGGGCGGGGCGCTCGCCGGAAGCGGTCGCCGACCTGCTCGGTTTTGCCGACGCGCGCAGTTTTGCGCGGGCCTTCAAGCAATGGACCGGAACGACCCCCGCGCGCTTTGCCGCCGATACTTTGAGCGAAAATGTCCTCTCTGATTGCGCGAGCGCGTCCTCGACACCGTAG
- a CDS encoding HlyD family secretion protein, whose product MTNSALPPAADAEVNEDEPLEAQTDKGWSPNASRRRIGVAVLFILAGILAALFAWNLPPFAGGDETTNNAYVRGRTTVVSPQVAGYLVDVPVTDFQRVEKGDLLARIDDTPFREKVQQGAANTAAQKASLANSDQSLRSAQAQVELQDAAVASAQAALKRAQADMNRIAELVGEGSVSLRERDQARAALQQAQAAVRQARAQRAIALENVRSVNVGRRALEAQVAGAQAAKGLAEFELSRTEIRASRPGRLSEVTARVGQLVTAGTQLMYIVPDELWVVANFKETQTADMAVGQRATLEVDALGGLELTGRVQSIAPAASSEFSLVKPDTGAGNFVKVPQRIAVRIVIDGGQEEAARLGPGMSVIATVHTKD is encoded by the coding sequence ATGACGAATTCCGCTCTTCCGCCTGCGGCAGACGCCGAGGTGAACGAGGACGAACCCCTTGAAGCGCAAACCGACAAGGGCTGGTCTCCCAATGCGTCGCGGCGCCGGATAGGCGTTGCGGTCCTGTTTATTCTGGCCGGTATCCTCGCAGCGCTCTTTGCCTGGAATCTCCCCCCCTTTGCGGGTGGCGATGAAACCACGAACAATGCCTATGTCCGTGGCCGGACGACAGTGGTCAGTCCGCAGGTCGCGGGATATCTCGTCGACGTGCCGGTCACCGATTTCCAACGCGTTGAGAAAGGCGACCTGTTGGCCCGGATCGACGACACGCCGTTCCGGGAAAAAGTGCAGCAAGGTGCGGCCAATACTGCCGCGCAGAAGGCTTCGCTGGCAAACAGCGACCAGAGCCTGCGGTCGGCCCAGGCCCAAGTCGAGTTGCAGGACGCCGCAGTGGCGAGTGCCCAAGCCGCCTTGAAAAGGGCGCAGGCGGACATGAACCGTATTGCCGAACTGGTCGGTGAGGGTTCGGTATCCCTGCGTGAGCGCGATCAGGCACGGGCCGCTCTCCAGCAGGCGCAAGCGGCTGTTCGGCAGGCACGGGCGCAGCGCGCCATCGCGCTCGAGAATGTGCGATCGGTGAATGTGGGCCGACGCGCGCTGGAAGCGCAGGTCGCCGGTGCCCAGGCCGCCAAGGGGCTCGCCGAGTTCGAACTTTCGCGCACCGAAATCCGTGCATCGCGTCCGGGCCGGCTAAGCGAAGTGACTGCCCGCGTGGGCCAGTTGGTGACCGCCGGTACGCAGCTCATGTACATCGTCCCGGACGAATTGTGGGTGGTGGCGAATTTCAAGGAAACGCAGACTGCGGACATGGCTGTGGGGCAACGTGCCACACTCGAAGTGGATGCGCTTGGCGGGCTCGAACTCACCGGGCGCGTTCAAAGCATCGCTCCGGCGGCAAGCAGCGAGTTCAGCCTGGTGAAACCGGACACTGGCGCAGGCAATTTCGTGAAGGTTCCGCAGCGCATAGCCGTACGCATCGTTATCGATGGCGGTCAGGAGGAGGCGGCGCGACTTGGCCCTGGGATGTCTGTCATCGCAACCGTTCACACAAAGGATTGA
- a CDS encoding efflux transporter outer membrane subunit produces the protein MIRRASLYLATSALFLSACAPTLQDAPPGTAVVTPADWRTSLGVAVPVETHWWESFGDPQLSRLVEQARRNNPDVQLAAARVEEARATERGSRGLLLPALGVGVDGGIRREVSPFGRAQESVAVQPAFRASYEVDLFGKNAARIDAAEAGVAASVAGAEAARLSVTAAAASGYITLLALDARLAVLEQTLDARGQARKFARDRAEVGYTSQLELRQAEAEYQATAQLVPQLKAQIARQENALAVLTGRLPGEIERGGTFNDLRAPAPPAALPSELLRRRPDIAAAEYRIVAADANMRAARADFLPSIDLGAQAGVALSDLLANPIGIWSLGGSILAPIFQGGRLEAQLEGATAQRDQAAWAYRSTVLNALREVEDRMAVLAHLGEQETALQAQRAAVADALRHARNRYRAGYTPYIEQVDAQRALLGVELSLVQTRADELTTLVGLYQAVGGAPG, from the coding sequence GTGATCCGCCGAGCCAGTCTTTATCTTGCAACCTCTGCACTGTTCCTGTCCGCTTGCGCCCCGACGCTGCAGGATGCGCCACCAGGCACGGCAGTTGTTACCCCCGCCGATTGGCGCACGTCGCTGGGCGTGGCCGTGCCTGTCGAAACCCATTGGTGGGAAAGCTTCGGGGACCCCCAGCTCTCCAGACTTGTCGAGCAAGCACGCCGCAACAATCCCGATGTGCAGCTCGCCGCAGCTAGGGTGGAGGAAGCCCGCGCTACCGAACGCGGCTCGCGCGGTTTGCTTCTGCCTGCGCTGGGCGTGGGGGTCGACGGCGGTATTCGGCGCGAGGTTTCGCCGTTCGGGCGAGCGCAGGAATCGGTAGCCGTGCAACCGGCGTTTCGCGCATCCTACGAAGTCGATTTATTCGGCAAGAACGCCGCGCGTATCGATGCGGCGGAGGCGGGTGTGGCTGCGAGTGTCGCTGGCGCCGAAGCCGCGCGCCTATCGGTGACAGCAGCCGCAGCCAGCGGCTACATCACCTTGCTCGCACTCGACGCTCGTCTGGCGGTGCTCGAACAGACTCTCGACGCTCGTGGCCAGGCACGCAAATTTGCGCGCGACCGGGCCGAAGTCGGCTACACCTCGCAACTCGAATTGCGACAGGCCGAGGCCGAATACCAGGCGACGGCGCAACTGGTTCCCCAGCTCAAAGCGCAGATCGCGCGGCAGGAAAACGCCCTTGCAGTGCTGACCGGCCGGTTGCCGGGTGAAATCGAGCGCGGCGGGACTTTCAACGATTTGCGCGCGCCCGCACCTCCGGCAGCTCTTCCATCCGAGCTCTTGCGGCGTCGGCCCGACATTGCCGCTGCGGAATATCGGATCGTGGCCGCGGATGCGAATATGCGCGCGGCCCGAGCCGATTTCCTGCCGTCGATCGATCTCGGTGCCCAAGCAGGCGTCGCCCTGTCGGATCTGCTCGCCAACCCCATCGGCATCTGGTCACTCGGCGGCAGTATCCTGGCGCCGATCTTTCAAGGCGGGCGGCTCGAAGCTCAACTCGAAGGCGCCACCGCGCAGCGCGACCAAGCGGCATGGGCCTATCGTTCGACCGTGCTCAATGCCTTGCGGGAAGTGGAGGACCGCATGGCGGTACTGGCGCATCTCGGTGAACAGGAAACCGCCCTTCAGGCCCAGCGCGCGGCGGTTGCCGATGCGCTACGCCATGCCCGCAATCGGTATCGAGCGGGCTACACACCCTATATCGAGCAGGTCGATGCCCAGCGTGCCTTGCTGGGCGTGGAGCTCTCGCTCGTCCAGACGAGGGCGGACGAACTCACCACGCTTGTCGGGCTGTATCAGGCAGTCGGCGGCGCGCCTGGCTAA
- the acs gene encoding acetate--CoA ligase yields MAEAGERAEWVKRPAAAIEGTNCTLGDYQSLYARSVEDTDAFWAGQAERLDWFAQPTKIANWSFDPVAIKWFEDGALNICHNAVDRHVDAGHGDRLALIFESDAPDGGVRRITYAELQAEIIRMANTLKAMGVAKGDRVTIYMPMVPEGAYAMLACARIGAIHSVIFGGFSPEAIAGRVEDCESDWIVTADEGLRGGKHIPLKANVDAALEKVTVKAVLVLRHTGGDVSMTEGRDHWYHELSADGPAECPCEPMNAEDPLFILYTSGSTGKPKGVLHTTGGYAVWTETTFRYIFDYREGEVFWCTADIGWVTGHSYIVYGPLLNGATAVMFEGVPTYPDHDRFWAICEKHKVNIFYTAPTAIRALMREGDSHVLKHDLSALRLLGSVGEPINPEAWRWYHETVGKGERPVIDTWWQTETGGCMITTLPGAHDMKPGSAGRPFFGVCPQLVDNEGEVLDGATSGNLCITRSWPGQARTVYGDHERFVQTYFSTYKGKYFTGDGCRRDEDGYYWITGRVDDVINVSGHRMGTAEVESALVLHPEVSEAAVVGYPHDIKGQGIYCYVTLNAGVEESEELTAELRAHVRKEIGPIATPDHLHFTPALPKTRSGKIMRRILRKIAENEFGSLGDTSTLADPGVVSALIDGRRNR; encoded by the coding sequence ATGGCCGAGGCAGGTGAGCGTGCGGAATGGGTCAAGCGGCCCGCCGCAGCGATTGAAGGGACAAATTGCACGCTCGGGGATTATCAGTCTCTCTATGCGCGCAGCGTCGAAGACACGGACGCATTCTGGGCCGGCCAGGCCGAACGTCTCGACTGGTTCGCTCAGCCGACGAAGATCGCCAACTGGTCCTTTGATCCGGTGGCGATCAAATGGTTCGAGGACGGCGCCCTCAACATTTGCCACAACGCGGTCGATCGTCATGTCGATGCGGGCCATGGTGATCGGCTCGCGCTGATTTTCGAATCCGATGCACCCGATGGCGGAGTCCGCCGTATCACTTATGCCGAATTGCAGGCCGAAATCATTCGCATGGCCAATACGCTCAAGGCGATGGGCGTCGCAAAGGGCGACCGGGTCACGATCTACATGCCGATGGTGCCCGAAGGCGCCTATGCCATGCTCGCCTGCGCGCGGATCGGCGCGATCCATTCGGTCATATTCGGCGGGTTCAGCCCCGAGGCGATCGCGGGCCGGGTGGAAGATTGCGAAAGCGACTGGATCGTCACTGCCGATGAAGGGCTGCGCGGCGGCAAGCATATCCCCCTAAAGGCCAATGTCGACGCGGCGCTGGAAAAGGTAACGGTGAAGGCAGTCCTCGTGCTGCGTCACACTGGCGGCGATGTTTCGATGACCGAGGGCCGCGATCACTGGTATCACGAACTGTCGGCAGACGGCCCTGCCGAATGCCCGTGCGAGCCGATGAACGCGGAAGATCCGCTGTTCATCCTCTACACTTCGGGCTCGACCGGGAAACCGAAGGGCGTACTTCACACAACAGGCGGCTATGCCGTTTGGACCGAAACCACCTTCCGCTACATCTTCGACTATCGCGAGGGCGAAGTGTTCTGGTGTACGGCGGATATAGGCTGGGTCACCGGTCACAGCTACATCGTGTACGGTCCGTTGCTAAACGGGGCGACAGCGGTGATGTTCGAAGGCGTTCCAACCTATCCAGACCACGACCGCTTCTGGGCGATATGCGAAAAGCACAAGGTCAACATCTTCTACACCGCCCCGACCGCGATCCGCGCTTTGATGCGCGAAGGTGATAGCCACGTGCTGAAACATGATCTTTCCGCATTGCGCCTGCTCGGCAGCGTCGGCGAACCGATCAACCCGGAGGCATGGCGCTGGTATCACGAGACCGTCGGCAAAGGCGAACGCCCGGTCATCGACACCTGGTGGCAGACGGAAACCGGCGGCTGCATGATTACCACCCTTCCCGGCGCACACGATATGAAGCCAGGCAGCGCGGGCCGCCCGTTTTTCGGGGTCTGTCCGCAATTGGTCGATAATGAGGGCGAGGTGCTCGACGGGGCGACCTCGGGCAATCTGTGCATCACCCGCAGTTGGCCCGGCCAGGCCCGGACGGTCTATGGCGACCACGAGCGGTTCGTGCAGACATATTTCAGCACCTACAAGGGCAAGTATTTCACCGGAGACGGCTGCCGCCGGGACGAAGACGGCTATTACTGGATCACCGGGCGCGTCGATGACGTGATCAATGTGTCGGGCCACCGCATGGGCACCGCCGAGGTGGAAAGCGCGCTGGTGCTACATCCCGAAGTGTCGGAGGCTGCGGTCGTCGGCTACCCGCACGACATCAAGGGCCAGGGAATCTATTGCTACGTTACGCTCAATGCGGGTGTCGAAGAAAGCGAGGAACTGACCGCGGAACTGCGCGCCCATGTGCGCAAGGAAATCGGCCCGATCGCAACCCCCGACCACCTGCACTTCACCCCCGCCCTTCCCAAGACCCGCAGCGGAAAAATCATGCGCCGGATCCTGCGAAAAATTGCCGAAAACGAATTCGGCTCGCTGGGCGACACCTCAACTCTTGCCGACCCGGGTGTTGTCTCGGCCCTGATCGATGGCCGACGCAACCGATAG